Proteins encoded in a region of the Bacillus methanolicus genome:
- a CDS encoding M15 family metallopeptidase gives MKKMILILGTCMILAGCSKLENIPFFKKMDGTAEEQNNQLKNEIGSNPGQSDNSITLKAKYFNQIKQVNGMYVIQNPANVMALVNHQFALPSTYAPNDLVRPKVAFSFGDQNIEKSYLRKKAADALEKMFAEAKKQNIELYAVSGYRSYERQEDLFHAEINRIGKEKAVQAVAVPGTSEHQTGLAIDISSKSVNLELTEEFGTTPEGIWLAKNAHKFGFILRYPKDKESITGYQYEPWHFRYVGMKAAKIIYEKNLTLEEYFNIVEKI, from the coding sequence ATGAAAAAAATGATTTTGATCTTAGGAACCTGTATGATTTTGGCTGGTTGCAGCAAGTTGGAGAATATTCCGTTTTTTAAAAAAATGGACGGAACAGCAGAAGAACAGAATAATCAACTGAAAAATGAAATTGGTTCAAACCCCGGACAATCGGACAATTCAATTACTCTTAAGGCAAAGTACTTTAATCAGATTAAACAAGTGAATGGAATGTATGTGATACAAAATCCGGCCAATGTCATGGCACTTGTAAATCACCAATTTGCACTCCCGAGTACGTATGCCCCAAATGATTTAGTAAGACCGAAAGTTGCATTTTCATTTGGAGATCAAAATATTGAAAAAAGCTATTTGCGTAAAAAAGCTGCCGATGCGCTGGAAAAAATGTTCGCAGAAGCAAAAAAACAAAATATTGAATTATATGCCGTATCCGGCTATCGTTCCTATGAAAGGCAGGAAGATCTATTTCACGCTGAAATTAACCGAATCGGCAAGGAAAAAGCAGTTCAGGCAGTTGCCGTTCCCGGTACAAGTGAACATCAGACCGGACTTGCCATCGATATTTCAAGCAAAAGCGTAAACTTAGAACTTACGGAAGAATTTGGAACAACTCCGGAAGGAATATGGCTTGCTAAAAATGCTCATAAATTTGGATTCATCCTTCGCTATCCAAAAGATAAAGAGTCAATTACAGGCTATCAGTACGAGCCGTGGCACTTTCGATATGTTGGAATGAAAGCAGCAAAAATCATTTATGAAAAGAATTTAACATTGGAAGAATACTTTAATATCGTTGAAAAAATTTAA
- a CDS encoding S41 family peptidase: MVMKVVMGLDQEKTSRENSENQSGFIRIKKFHFVMLLFFTVLLTAGITTFSLAFRNEKAVTAGAERSEFEKLYTAYDTLKESYYKEVDKQQLIDGAINGMLESLGDPYSDYMNEEEAESFHQSISSSFEGIGAEIQEKDGQIVIVSPLKGSPAEKAGLKPNDIVVSVNGKSLQGMSSTEAVTLIRGKKGTKVELMIKRPGIDEPIKMPIVRDTIPLETVYGEMLEDGIAKVQITSFSENTAKELIDVLNDLQKQGMKGLVLDLRQNPGGLLDQAVKISSLFVPEGKVLFKIEDRKGNIQEQKASNNNNPDIPLVVIIDQGSASASEIFAAAVKESANVPLVGQKSFGKGTVQRAQDFSDGSNMKFTTEKWLTPKGNWIHEKGIKPDYEVALPKYASLPYINPDLELKLSSASTQVKAAQQMLKALGYDPGREDGFFDEKTKQAVISFQKDEKLEANGILTGQSTLILMERLREKTEKNDTQVQKAVEVLKQQMGS, translated from the coding sequence ATGGTTATGAAAGTGGTGATGGGTTTGGATCAAGAAAAAACGAGTCGAGAAAATAGTGAGAATCAATCCGGATTTATTCGAATTAAGAAGTTCCATTTTGTCATGCTGTTATTTTTCACTGTGTTATTAACTGCGGGAATTACAACTTTTTCCCTGGCATTCAGGAATGAGAAAGCAGTGACTGCCGGTGCAGAAAGAAGTGAGTTTGAAAAGTTGTATACAGCATATGATACGCTTAAAGAATCCTATTATAAGGAAGTTGATAAGCAGCAACTTATAGACGGTGCAATAAACGGAATGCTTGAATCACTTGGAGACCCTTATTCTGATTATATGAATGAGGAAGAAGCAGAGAGTTTTCATCAAAGTATTTCTTCGTCTTTTGAAGGAATAGGGGCTGAAATCCAGGAAAAAGATGGACAAATTGTCATCGTTTCGCCGTTAAAAGGCTCTCCGGCAGAAAAAGCAGGATTAAAACCGAATGACATTGTCGTTTCTGTAAACGGGAAGAGCCTTCAAGGCATGAGCTCCACGGAAGCTGTCACTTTAATCCGAGGCAAAAAAGGAACAAAGGTTGAATTAATGATCAAACGCCCCGGAATCGATGAACCGATTAAAATGCCGATTGTTCGGGACACAATTCCTCTTGAGACCGTTTATGGCGAAATGCTGGAAGATGGGATTGCCAAAGTACAAATAACGAGTTTTTCGGAAAATACAGCGAAAGAGCTTATCGATGTTTTAAATGATCTTCAAAAGCAGGGAATGAAAGGCCTTGTGTTGGATTTAAGACAAAATCCAGGAGGACTTTTAGATCAGGCTGTAAAAATTTCAAGCCTGTTCGTTCCTGAAGGAAAAGTTCTCTTTAAAATCGAAGACAGAAAGGGAAATATTCAAGAGCAGAAAGCATCAAATAATAACAATCCGGATATTCCGCTTGTGGTCATCATTGACCAGGGAAGTGCCAGCGCTTCAGAAATTTTTGCCGCTGCTGTAAAGGAATCAGCAAATGTGCCGCTGGTCGGCCAAAAGTCGTTCGGTAAAGGAACCGTACAGAGAGCCCAGGATTTTTCCGACGGGTCGAATATGAAATTTACAACGGAGAAATGGCTGACACCGAAAGGCAACTGGATCCATGAAAAAGGCATAAAACCTGATTATGAAGTTGCCCTGCCTAAATATGCTTCCTTGCCTTATATTAATCCTGATCTGGAACTGAAGCTTTCATCAGCGTCTACACAAGTAAAGGCAGCACAACAAATGTTGAAAGCTCTCGGTTATGATCCGGGCCGTGAAGATGGATTTTTTGATGAAAAAACAAAACAGGCTGTCATCTCATTCCAGAAAGATGAAAAACTTGAAGCAAATGGAATATTAACCGGCCAATCAACACTCATATTAATGGAGCGGCTCAGGGAAAAAACTGAAAAAAATGATACACAAGTACAAAAAGCTGTCGAAGTTTTAAAACAACAAATGGGGTCTTAA